From the Bdellovibrio reynosensis genome, one window contains:
- a CDS encoding ATP-dependent helicase, translated as MDWLKGLNPEQQKAVKHNFGPLLILAGAGSGKTTVLVSRTGRLISERVAKANEICVLTFTNKAARELKHRVGAKLGNTGKGLWAGTFHSFGLQILRRFHKHANLSPYFGIVDQSDCNSILKDLIKDIKNSGKDKFDVDKILTMINDRRTGLAVQTEGFDEYHEMVEVLTPKFAKRLEHLGVVDFEGLLIKPLQLFKENPDILEKVQASFSQVMVDEFQDTNRMQMDLIAQLIASHRNITVVGDDDQSIYGWRGAEVKNILNFPQEYKGCEVIKLERNYRSSAEILAVANAAISKNKNRHGKILRAEIAQSTGELPELFLLEREEDECEFVMSEILHWQRQGYKYKDFAVLYRSNTQGGLIEASLRRANIPYNISGGTSIFDRREIKDLMAYLKQALAPNEVSLRRIINVPTRGIGDTTIEKLSEFALKKRINFVDACRFWKEAEVQEKAGESIDQLMKFIEDLPTNILDFQVGSSPGAKMVEIFQNIGYREYVYGTAADPTSAEKKWMVVEILGRILDSYLGRRSYDVENIKSFVDSMLLRDDMSDEEEEPNKVQLMTLHASKGLEFPLVILAGLEEDLLPHKNLGSDIDEERRLFYVGVTRAKKKLVMSRCQQRKKNGVVRPVAPSRFLLEIPTELYKEFPLGARPVTGQEREDLVASFLSKLDSKLPPPKKTF; from the coding sequence ATGGATTGGTTAAAGGGGTTAAACCCTGAGCAGCAGAAGGCTGTTAAGCATAATTTTGGTCCTCTGCTGATTTTAGCCGGAGCGGGTTCGGGTAAGACCACCGTTCTTGTTTCCCGCACAGGACGATTGATTTCTGAGCGTGTGGCAAAAGCCAATGAAATCTGCGTTCTGACTTTTACAAACAAAGCCGCGCGCGAACTTAAACATCGCGTGGGAGCAAAGCTTGGCAACACCGGTAAGGGCTTGTGGGCGGGAACATTCCATTCTTTTGGTTTGCAGATTCTTCGTCGCTTTCACAAGCACGCAAATCTTTCTCCTTATTTTGGAATCGTTGACCAGTCGGATTGCAATTCGATTTTAAAAGACCTCATCAAGGATATTAAAAATTCCGGCAAAGATAAATTCGACGTCGACAAGATTTTGACGATGATCAATGACCGTCGCACCGGTTTAGCAGTGCAGACGGAAGGCTTTGACGAATATCACGAGATGGTCGAAGTATTGACGCCAAAATTCGCAAAACGCTTAGAGCATCTTGGTGTGGTTGATTTTGAAGGTCTTCTGATTAAGCCTTTGCAGTTATTTAAAGAAAACCCAGATATCTTAGAAAAGGTTCAAGCCTCTTTCAGCCAAGTGATGGTGGATGAGTTCCAAGACACCAATCGCATGCAGATGGACCTGATCGCGCAACTGATTGCAAGCCATAGAAATATCACCGTGGTCGGCGATGACGATCAGTCGATTTACGGCTGGCGTGGGGCGGAAGTAAAAAACATCCTGAACTTCCCACAAGAATACAAAGGCTGTGAAGTCATCAAGCTTGAACGCAACTATCGTTCCAGTGCCGAAATTTTGGCGGTGGCGAATGCTGCGATTTCAAAAAACAAAAATCGTCACGGTAAAATCCTAAGAGCGGAAATCGCACAATCCACAGGCGAGCTGCCAGAGTTATTCTTGCTAGAGCGCGAAGAAGACGAGTGCGAATTCGTGATGAGCGAAATTCTGCACTGGCAGCGACAGGGTTATAAATACAAAGACTTCGCGGTTCTTTATCGCTCGAACACTCAAGGTGGCTTGATCGAAGCCTCGCTAAGAAGAGCCAACATTCCGTACAATATCTCTGGTGGTACTTCGATCTTTGACCGTCGCGAGATCAAGGACCTTATGGCTTACCTAAAACAAGCCTTAGCTCCGAATGAAGTTTCTTTAAGACGTATCATCAACGTTCCAACTCGTGGAATCGGTGATACGACCATCGAAAAACTAAGCGAGTTCGCGCTGAAAAAACGCATCAACTTCGTCGATGCCTGCCGCTTCTGGAAAGAAGCTGAAGTTCAAGAAAAAGCCGGGGAGTCCATCGATCAACTGATGAAGTTTATCGAAGACCTTCCAACAAACATTTTAGATTTCCAAGTGGGTTCATCCCCTGGAGCTAAGATGGTTGAGATCTTCCAAAATATCGGCTACCGCGAATACGTTTACGGAACCGCCGCTGATCCAACCAGTGCAGAAAAAAAATGGATGGTCGTCGAAATCCTAGGACGCATTCTAGATTCATATTTGGGTCGCCGTTCTTATGACGTAGAAAACATCAAATCGTTCGTCGATTCAATGTTACTTAGAGACGACATGTCTGACGAAGAAGAAGAACCAAACAAAGTTCAACTCATGACTTTGCACGCTTCTAAAGGTTTAGAGTTCCCGCTAGTGATTCTTGCAGGTCTTGAAGAAGACCTATTGCCACACAAGAATCTGGGTTCAGATATCGACGAAGAACGCAGATTATTCTACGTAGGTGTTACAAGAGCTAAAAAGAAATTAGTGATGTCCCGCTGCCAACAACGCAAAAAAAATGGCGTGGTAAGACCGGTGGCGCCTTCAAGATTTTTGCTAGAGATTCCGACGGAACTTTACAAAGAGTTCCCGCTAGGGGCACGTCCCGTAACAGGACAAGAGCGTGAAGATCTAGTGGCAAGTTTCCTATCTAAACTTGATAGCAAACTGCCACCTCCGAAAAAAACTTTTTAA